The DNA region CACCGGAACCCAGGGCAGCTCCAGGCGCCTGCGTTTGATCTCAGCGTTGCGTTCCGCGTGCTCCGCCTCCAGCTTGGCCAGCTCGTCGCGCGCGGCCTGCCACTCCGCGCGGGTACCGATCTTGTGATCAGTCATCGCTTCACCCTTTCCGGTTGGATTCGCAGCCCCTCCATGCCCACGACGAACGAGGGATCATGAGTTCGACATGGGGAGGCTTGGCAGGCGGGACGGCCGCCATTGACCCCCGGAATCGGGCATCTCCCGGGCGGCAGCGCTCCGGCGGCAGGGGCGCGAGGCGGAGGCGAGGTCGGTGGAAGCGGACGCCACTTCGCTTGACACCGCGTCCTCGAGGCATACGCTGTATCACAAAGTACGTGGCATTCTATCATCAACACGCGGAATGCGCATCCGATTGAGCGCCGGGAGGTAGTCATGAAGAAGGGGGCGCGACGCATCCGCGGGGCAATCGGAATGGGCCTCGCCTGGGGAGCAGCAGGGTTTGGTGCAGGCATCTTGCTGGCGCGGGTGCCCGGTTTCTACTCCGACCTCCCGTTTGCCCTCCTGTTTGCTCCGCTCGGCTTTTGTGCCGGCATCATATTCTCCGGAATCCTCGTGGGTATCGAGCGCCGTCGCGGGTTTGATCGCATGTCGCTTTCGCGCTTTGTGGGGTGGGGCGCCGTGAGTGGGCTTCTGCTGTCCGGGATCTTCGTTGTCGGCGCGGCCCTTCGGGGGCAGAGCTTGTGGGGAGAGTTCCTGGTGTTCGGTCCCGCGCTCGCCACGGCGAGCGCGGTCTGCGCTGCTGGTTCGCTGGCCGTGGCCAGACGGGCCGAAAGGCGAGAACTCCCCGGCCCCAGTGCGGATCCGGCCGAGGACGAACTTACCGGGGACGAAATGCGGGAACTACTCGGGCGCGACTGAGATGTCCGCGTGGCTCCAACCCGCCGCTTCGAAGGGCGTTGCTCATCCAGAGGTGGATGGTGGCAGGGACGCCTAACGACATTCGCATCAGCTGCAAGCCATCGTGCCGGCGTCCGCACAATGTACGTTCCGCAGCGCGCTCAAGGCGGGATGCGCCCGCAGGGAAGGTGGCCCCCACTCGGCCTGGCGGCTGCATCCGCGGGTGAGGCTGTACCTCGCTCGGATGCCTCAATCACCACGACCATCCGGTGCGGCCGGCGAGCTCAAGAGGATCCCGAGGATCGCGCCCCACAGGATGCCGTTTAGGGGGAACGTGAGAGACACAAGCGCCGCATATTCACCCAGACCGCCCCGGAGCCCTAACGCCTGAACGACAGGTATAGCGGCGAACAGAGCGGGGAACCCCACGACGACCAACGAGTACCCCAGGAGCTCGGTGAACTCGTTGACCCGTGTCCCAAGCGCGATATAGACCACCGCCAAGGTTATGCCGGCGAGAACCCCAATTCTGGCGCCTCGCCACATCCTGCGCCCGATGTGTGCATCCAAGAGCGCCTCCGGTCACGGACCATACAAGCCACGTCAGGTTCGAAGTCGTTGTGGTGCGCTCGGGTTCTCCCCGCGGGCTCAGCGCGTTGCCTCCAGGTACAGGTATAGGCCAAACCCGCCCACCCCTGCTCCCGCGATCGTGATCAGATCCTCGTCTACGAGCAGCCCCGTCACTATGCCCGCTGCCCCCACGATCATCAGGATCTCTCCTTGGCGTCGGTTACCACGGGCCCGCTGGATCATCAGTGTCCCAGTAGGAGTATCGCGCTTGAACGGCTGGCTCGCCGGCAATCGAAGCTGGGCGCTGGCCACCAGCAGCTCCGGATTGAGTGCGATTCGCGGCAAGGCCATCGCTTGCGCCGTCAGTCTGCTGCCCAACCATAAATAGACTTCGGCCCCGCGCAGAGCTCGTCGTTTCCCCGAAAGGTTAGAGTGTCATCGGTCTCTTCGCGGATCATCAGGATGCCGGTGACTGCCGAACTGCCCCAGCGGTTCTACGAGGTGCTGGGCGACGACATTGCGAACGAGCTCGTGGACTGGTTCAATGCCGTGGACGTGACCTACCGCACCGAGCTGCGCGATCTGAACGAGCTGAACTTCGCGCGCTTCGACGCCAGACTGGAGCGGCGAATCGCGGATCTGCGCACCGCACTCGCGGATCAGCGCACCGCACTCGCGGATCAGCGCACCGAGCTGGTCCGCTGGATGTTGGGCTTCTGGGCCACGACCCTGCTGGCGCTGGCTGGCCAGTGTTCGCGCTGCGCCCCTAATTCGTCCACGATCTGAAAATCGCCTGCCTACGATGGCGCATGGTGCTGTCGTGCCGCGTCGTTCGATGGGCGGGTCTACCGTTGTGGCTCATAAACCAGTTGAGGTGAGTATCGTAACACCCCATGCAGTAGTAGTTTGCATAATGGCTATGAGCCGCTATCAGCCACACTGATCACCCGCTCGCGAACCAACGTCAACCCGCACGTCCGCCCCTCTCCCGCTACTACTGACCCTACCAATACCCCCCGCTCACCGGTAAATTCTCCGGTTTCCCGGCGACCACGGAGACTCGTTGCCCTACAGCATGACGGGGTTCGGCGCGGCAGAGGGCACGGCCGCGGGCGGGCGGCTCCGGATCGAGATCCGGACGGTGAACCACCGCCACTTCAATCTGGCCGCCAAGCTCCCGGCCGACTTGGCCGCCCTGGAAGGCGAGCTGCGCGAGCGGCTCCGACGCGACTTCGACCGGGGGCACGTCGCCGTCCACGGACGCTGGACCGAATATCCCGAGCGCACCGGCGGCTTCGGCATCGACCTGGAGCGCGCCCGCCTGGTGACCACGCGGCTCAAGGAGCTGCAGTCCGCCCTCGGGCTCGCCGGCGAGGTGACGGTGGAGCTGGTGGCGCGCCAGCCCGACGTCCTCTCCACCACCAGCAACGCCGCGCTGGAGGTCTCCTGGTCCGAGGTCGAGCCGATCGTCGCGCAGGCGAGTGCCGACTGCCGGGCAATGCGGGCCCATGAGGGCGAGGCGCTCGCTGTGGAGCTGCGTCACCGACTGGATCTGCTGGAGAGCTCCGGACAACGCATCGCCGAATGGGCGCCGGGCCGGCTGCTGCGAGAGCGGGATCGGCTCCGCGCCGCGGTGACGGAGCTGCTGGACGGCCGGGTGGTGGATGAAGGGCGGCTGGCGCAGGAGATCGCCTTTCAGGCCGACCGGCTCGACATCACCGAAGAGCTAGTGCGGTTCCGGGCCCATCTCGCGGCGGTGCGCGAGGCGCTCGCCGTGGACCGCCCCGTCGGTAAGCAGCTCGGCTTCCTGGCGCAGGAGCTGGGGCGCGAGGTCAACACGATGGGCTCCAAGGCCAATGACGCGGAGATCGCCCAGGAGGTCATCGCCATGAAGGGCGAGCTCGAGAAGTTCAGGGAACAGCTCGAGAATCTGGAGTGAGACCATTCCTCCTCGTCCTCTCCGCGCCTTCGGGGGGCGGGAAGAGCACCATCGCGAAGCAGTTGCTGAACGCCCGCGACGATCTCGGCTACTCGGTCTCCGCCACTACCCGCGCGATGCGGAACGGGGAGCGCGACGGGGTGGACTACCACTTCGTGACCCGGGCGGAGTTTCTCCGCCGGGTCGAAGCGGGCGAGTTTCTCGAGTGGGCCACCTACGCCGGCGAGCTCTACGGCACGCTCAGGAGCGAGATCGAGCGGATTTTCGGCGAGGGACGGATCGCGGTGCTGGACGTGGAGATCGAAGGGTCGCGTCAGATCCGGTCGAGCTTTCCCAACTCGCTGCATCTGTTCGTGCTGCCTCCCTCGGCCGAGGTGCTCGTGGGGCGGCTGACCGGCCGGAATACCGAGCCGGCCGCCGTGGTTCGCGAGCGGATCGCCCGAGCGGCGGACGAGCTGGCCGCGGTGGTCGAGTACGATTACGCGATTCTCAACGAGGATCTGGTGGTGGCCGTCTCGCAGGTGGCCGCGATCCTCGAAGCGGAAGCCCGGCGCGTCCCCCGGCAGGACGGGCTGCCCGGATTCATCGACCGCCTGCGCCGCGACGTGATCGCGGCGGCGGCGCGGATCGCAGTCACGGACGTCACTTCGTAACGGTTACCTCGTAAGGAGTCACGATGCGGATCATCACTCCCGCGGAAGTCGCCAAGCAGGCCGGCAACAAGTATCTGGGTGTGCTGGTGGCGGCCAAGTTCGCCCGCTACCTGAACGAGTTTCCCAAGGACCAGCTCGCGACGGCCGGAGAGAAGCTCACCACCAAGTCGATGCAGGCGCTGGTGGAAGGTGAGCTCAACTACAAGCTCGTCCGCCGCCGTCGCTCCGAGGCGTGAGCCCGTGGGCCGGCCGGCGCGTCCTCCTCGGCGTCTCCGGCGGGATCGCCTGCTATAAGAGCTGCACGCTCGCCCGGCGGCTGGCTGAGGCGGGCGCGCAGGTCGATGTCGTGCTCACGCAGGGAGCCGGGGAGTTCGTGCGGCCGGTCACCTTCGCGGCGCTCACCGGGCGCCCCGTCCTTTCCTCTATATGGGAGCCGGACGGGGCGCTCTCGCACGTCCGGCTGGGACAGGACGCCGAGCTCATCATAGTCGCGCCGGCCACGGCCCATCTCATCGCCCGGATGGCGCAGGGCCTCGCGGACGACCTGCTGACCACGCTGCTGCTGGCCGCCGCCGCCCCGGTGCTGCTGGCGCCGGCAATGAACGACGCGATGTTCGCCCACCCGCAGACCCAGGCGAACCTGGAGCGGCTCCGCACCCGCGGTGTGGCCATCGTCGGCCCGGAGATCGGCGCGCTGGCCGAGGGACCGTCGGAGCGGCCGGGCAGGATGAGCGAGCCGGAGACGATCCTGGCCCATGCGGCCCGTGCCATTCGGGGCCGCGGACCGCTGGCCGGCCGGCGCGTGGTGGTGACCGCCGGGCCCACCCGCGAGTCGATCGACCCGGTGCGGGTAGTGACCAACCGGTCCAGCGGCAAGATGGGGTACCGGCTGGCGGAGGCAGCGTGGGAACGAGGTGCCGCGGTGGTACTGATCTCCGGCCCGGTGGCGCTGCCGCCGCCGGTCGGCGTCGCCGTGCGCCGGGTGGAGAGCACCAGCGAGCTGGAGGCGGCCGTGCGGAGCGAGCTGCCCGCCGCCGACGTGCTGGTGATGGCCGCGGCCCCAGCCGACTTTCGGCCCAGCAGCCCGAGCGAGAGCAAGCGCGCGCGGGTGGACGGCGCGCTCGCGGTGCCGATGGAGCCGACCGAGGACATCCTGAGCGCCACGCGGGGCCTGCGGAAGACCGGCAGCGTCATCGTGGGGTTCGCGCTGGAGACCGGCGACGCGCTCGCCAAGGGACGCGCCAAGCTGGAGCGGAAGGATCTGGATCTCATCGTGGTGAACGACGCGCTCGAGCCCGGGGCCGGGTTCGAGGTCGATACCAACCGCGTTGCCCTACTGGGCCGGGATGGCGCGGCGCGCATTCTCCCGCTGCAGTCCAAGCGAGAGGTGGCCGACGCGATCCTGGATGCCGTGGAGCTGACCCTTGGCCGATGAGTGGCGGCGCTATCTTGCCCAGCAGGCCGAGCTCGGCGGCGCCGAGATCATCCTGAGCGCCGCCCTGCGGAGCGCCGCGGCGCGGGAGCAAGGTATGGCGAATGAATCGGCGGCACCGCCGGCCGAGGAATCGACGCTGGAAGGTGGGGCCAAGTGGCGAAAGGGCGCGCCGCCCATTCCAGGCCCGGGACTCGCCGTGACCTCGCCCGAGCCGATCCTGCTGGGGAACGATCTGGCGGCGCTGGGAAGCCTCGAGGCGGTAGCGGAGCGCATCCGCACGACCTACTGTTGCGAGCTCTGCCCCCATCGCACCAACGCGGTCCCCGGCGAGGGAAACGCCGAGGCCCGGCTGGTGCTGGTGGGCGAAGGACCCGGCGCCACCGAGGACGCCAGCGGGCGTCCGTTCGTGGGCCAGGCGGGCCGGCTGCTCGACTCCATTCTCGAGGCTATTGAAGTCCCGCGGACTTCGGTGTACATCACCAATATCGTGAAATGCCGGCCTCCTCAGAACAGGAAGCCGCTGCCGGATGAGATCGCAGCCTGCATTCCGTATCTGCACCGCCAACTGGAGCTCATCCGTCCCAAGGTGATCGTCGCCATGGGCGGCACCGCCGGCGAGTCGCTGCTCGGTGTGAGGAAGAGTCTCGGCGAGCTCCGCGGCAAGGTGCACACGTACAACGGCATCCCGCTGATCGCGACGTACCATCCCGCGGCACTGCTCCGCAACCCGAACTGGAAGAAGCCGACCTGGGATGACGTCCGTATCGCCCGACAACTTCTCGACCGCTGATCCCTACGTCGGCCGCTCGGCTCCCTGGAGTCAGGAGGCGGAGCAGGCCGTGCTCGGGGCCATGCTGCTGGACCAGGACGCCGCGCTCCGCGCGGCGGAGCTGGTCGACGATTCCATGTTCTACCGGGAGGGGCACCGGCGCCTCTTCCGCGCCATGCTCGCCCTCACCGAGCGCCGGGTGGTCATCGACCACATCACCCTGCGCGACGAGCTGCTCCGCCGGGGCGACCTGGAGACCGCGGGCGGCCACGAGTACCTGGCCGAGCTGGTGGACGCGGTGCCCACCGCGGCCAACCTCGAGTTCCA from Gemmatimonadales bacterium includes:
- a CDS encoding YicC/YloC family endoribonuclease; protein product: MPYSMTGFGAAEGTAAGGRLRIEIRTVNHRHFNLAAKLPADLAALEGELRERLRRDFDRGHVAVHGRWTEYPERTGGFGIDLERARLVTTRLKELQSALGLAGEVTVELVARQPDVLSTTSNAALEVSWSEVEPIVAQASADCRAMRAHEGEALAVELRHRLDLLESSGQRIAEWAPGRLLRERDRLRAAVTELLDGRVVDEGRLAQEIAFQADRLDITEELVRFRAHLAAVREALAVDRPVGKQLGFLAQELGREVNTMGSKANDAEIAQEVIAMKGELEKFREQLENLE
- the gmk gene encoding guanylate kinase; this translates as MRPFLLVLSAPSGGGKSTIAKQLLNARDDLGYSVSATTRAMRNGERDGVDYHFVTRAEFLRRVEAGEFLEWATYAGELYGTLRSEIERIFGEGRIAVLDVEIEGSRQIRSSFPNSLHLFVLPPSAEVLVGRLTGRNTEPAAVVRERIARAADELAAVVEYDYAILNEDLVVAVSQVAAILEAEARRVPRQDGLPGFIDRLRRDVIAAAARIAVTDVTS
- a CDS encoding DNA-directed RNA polymerase subunit omega, translating into MRIITPAEVAKQAGNKYLGVLVAAKFARYLNEFPKDQLATAGEKLTTKSMQALVEGELNYKLVRRRRSEA
- the coaBC gene encoding bifunctional phosphopantothenoylcysteine decarboxylase/phosphopantothenate--cysteine ligase CoaBC, giving the protein MSPWAGRRVLLGVSGGIACYKSCTLARRLAEAGAQVDVVLTQGAGEFVRPVTFAALTGRPVLSSIWEPDGALSHVRLGQDAELIIVAPATAHLIARMAQGLADDLLTTLLLAAAAPVLLAPAMNDAMFAHPQTQANLERLRTRGVAIVGPEIGALAEGPSERPGRMSEPETILAHAARAIRGRGPLAGRRVVVTAGPTRESIDPVRVVTNRSSGKMGYRLAEAAWERGAAVVLISGPVALPPPVGVAVRRVESTSELEAAVRSELPAADVLVMAAAPADFRPSSPSESKRARVDGALAVPMEPTEDILSATRGLRKTGSVIVGFALETGDALAKGRAKLERKDLDLIVVNDALEPGAGFEVDTNRVALLGRDGAARILPLQSKREVADAILDAVELTLGR
- a CDS encoding uracil-DNA glycosylase, which codes for MADEWRRYLAQQAELGGAEIILSAALRSAAAREQGMANESAAPPAEESTLEGGAKWRKGAPPIPGPGLAVTSPEPILLGNDLAALGSLEAVAERIRTTYCCELCPHRTNAVPGEGNAEARLVLVGEGPGATEDASGRPFVGQAGRLLDSILEAIEVPRTSVYITNIVKCRPPQNRKPLPDEIAACIPYLHRQLELIRPKVIVAMGGTAGESLLGVRKSLGELRGKVHTYNGIPLIATYHPAALLRNPNWKKPTWDDVRIARQLLDR